The genomic DNA ACTGTAACATACCACTATCAGTTCTCTGATTACACTTGGTAGGAAGAAAAACATTACTCTTTCACTTGAGAAattgattataattaaaatctaataataattttaaaaatccctaaaaaaaatatgtagaaGTTGGAGCATTACTCTTTCAGTTGAGAACCCATCAAATTACGAAACGTGCTGGAGCCCCTAAAGTTTGGAGCCCAACTCTTtccttctctccctttctccatCTCTGTGTTTAAGAGGCCTGACAACCTCTGCAGAAATTCCAACTGTCCCTGTCAAACAACACCTAACTCCACTCACCCACGTGTACCCGAATTTACCAACCCTCTGTCCACCTCACCTGCTCTTCTTATTAACTCGAAATTAATGAATATATACAAATCCaaaaagataagagaaaaaaacaaaaagcaaaaaacaaattatttggGATTTGTATATATTTCATACATCTGCTCTATTATTGTCTTCTCCATGATTTAAAATCGATAAATTCTCCCATTTTTATCTTCCAAGGGAAGAATATAAGTTTGGTTTTGAGATATATCCTTTATGTTTTGGTGATGGACAGGATACAGGCTTATtaataatttggaaaaaatttgattttgcattttggaTCACAAGATAAAGCTGAAACACATCACACCCCAAGATAATCCCTCTAATAACAACCAAATAACACACAAGATCATGACTGTCTATAGATTAGATTTGTATAGCTACAAGATAAGAAATCATAATGAAATTCAAACTTCATTGTAATTTGTATGGCATCTTCTATTAAAAATGGGTCTTAGGCCAAACttaacccaaaagctagctcaagagttaaGGTTTTtcctcaccttataaatgacCAATCTCTTAAATACCCAggtaatgtgggacttccaacacgtCCCCTTACGTGTGGCGAGAGGACATCTAAGCTAACACGTGCAAtaatgggtgacggtgggccacagccaattgggctaggctttgataccatattagaaatAGGTCTtaggcctaactcaacccaaaagttagctcaagagttgaggtttcccctcaccttataaatgaccaatctccttaataccaaAACAATGTAACACTTCCAACATCTTCTATAAATATACACAAGCTCACCTCTAGTTAAAAGAGCGTGAGTTCTATAAGGATctaacataaataaaaactgGTATACGTTAGTATACCACACCAAATGAGAATAACAACGAATTTTACCCATTTTTCTCAAGAAATCCATTGGCAAAACCCAATTTCTCCCATTCAAGAGAAAACCCACACCACGGCCCCTCCACAAAGCCATTGCTCTCTTGAGCGCCGCAAACAGTTGCCAAACCCCACCGAGCCATCGCTTTGCCGACTGCCTATTTTTCGTGTTTTCCTACAGTTTTTCAGCAACCAAAACGCATCACTAAAGAAAAATACCTAAATATTTCAACTCATTTCCTAATAATCAAATGGCCCGATCGACAATCTAGAGGATAAAAACTGGAGAACAAGATAAAATGaaccaaaattgaaaatatcctctaaagaatgaataactaGAACTTACATGTGGTGGAGCAACTGCAGAGGAATCGTCGGTGGGGTTTGGCGACACTCGCCATAGGAAAGGAAGGTGGCGTGGGTAGTGCATGGCTCTGTGGGGTTGGGTAGTGTGGCTTAGGTTTTCTCTTAAATTGGAAAagaattctctctatttcaaaatatttgtgaaGAAATGAACAGGAGAGGATTTTGGTCCGTGTAGTTGTTAtgctaaaattttaaaaagcgTAATGAAACTTTTGCTGAATCAAATAGCTAATAACTTAACTATTGTGCATAATGTTTTCCAATCAAATCGAGCATATATGATCTCacaaagttaattaattagatttatgaaaataaatattcttTTGCGACTTATTATTTATTAGTACTTTCATCTTATATATTATAgtagctaatttatttttgttttttaggctgCCCCGAAGATTATTTAACTATATTTCCATTAAATATGAAAttatactttttcaaatttgaaaatatttttcttaaccCATCTAATGTTATTTCAATAAGTATTCATtatcttaaaatatatataattttacaaACTTTTATTGATTATAAATAAATGCTTATCGTTTCCGAAAGCATAAAAGAGCTGGAGGGGGGAGATCAAGAGCCCCGTGTCACTCAAAATTTTCCCACAATTCACAATAATAAATTAGTGGTAATATCATACACGCAAAGGGCAAAGGGCAAAGGGGCAAAGAGCTTTAGATGATGTGGACCCTCAATATACAATAATCAATTGAGTTTAAACTATATGTAAAacttcattaattcatttgaagagtgttgttttttttttttttgaaaaagatgtGATATAATgggaaaaattatttatgtgtctgtaaaagtattttatatttgagttatttgttaatatttttattttgcgaAGATCATACAAAATgcagaaaacaaaataacaaagttGAAATCTTTTTCTTGAGGGATTCCAAGTTACTAGCAAAATTTGGACAATTTCTATGAGAGAACTCATGTAAGACTCGTAtacttaaataaattttagattgtTCAACTGCTTATGCAAACATGCTAGCAATTTAGACAATTAATAAGTGTGGATCCCAATCCCGCTCTGTTAACTATCTGAACACAAATTTTGGTAGCACAAACTTTGAATGTGGCCAACCGTTTTGGTGTGATTTGATGAGGCATTGAAGATCTGAGGTCGTCAACTAACTCATGTGACAAAACCCCAAATATGAGCTCATATCTCACgtagaaaaatgttatttagcaTTCTTACAACACTTTATCAACATTCTCAACTGAGTTGGCATACTTTATttacccttttgttttttttttattaaaagtaaaTGAAACATGCCAACTCAATTAAAACgcgtcattttttaaaatattttataagacTATCATTTCTCAATGAATAACCCATTTAAGCCGTCAAATTCACTTTAGTTGTGGATACCCCACCGTCCACCACCCACAAATGTCAAacatcaaattcttttttttttttccatggtTACTATGGATTAATATGTACGTCCCGACAGAAGAGCACGCATCGCATCTTACGCCCCACTCGTTTTCTTTAAAGGggtaaaattaagaaatatacaAATCttgaggaaagaaaaaaaaattatccactAGCTGTCGGTAGCTCAAGTCAAggcattttggtaatttggacCTTTCTTTTAGTTATGGAAGATTTGGagataatcaaatcaatcagaGACTTAATTTGGAGCGAAATGGAAATCACAATCCTATCAAAAGTATAACGCAATGCATTTGGCAACCATTGAAAATCAGGAATCACTTACACCAACAaaactataattaaaaaaagtttactAAAAAGAATTCTAATCTTAACTTAacccctcttcttctttgtaatCACCTATCGACCCCGATTTCTCAACTCAGTCTTCACCAAaacccaagaaaaataaatataaacaaaatgattaattaCTTTAAAAGGTAAATTTCCAGATCTTGATCCGAAGATCCACCTTGCATTTCGAGCCAGAAACTGAAGCCACCGACGGGGACTTGGATTTCGGTGCAACCCCGGTGATGCCCGGACACGAAACTCTAATCCCGACCTTCTTGCTCCGCAGCCCTCCGAGCTTCACCTTCACTTTCGTGTCCATCTGAATCTTCATGGGGACGCCGCTCTTCCGCTTCAGATCCGACCGCAGAGATGTCACCGACTCCGTGTCCAGATCTGCCGACGTCGTAAGGATGATCGCTCTGAAACTCGTCTCGTTCTTCTTGTCGCTGGTGAAGGCGGGGATAGAGCCGTTGGCGAGTTGTACGGAGCCGGGGGTGGTCAAGCAAGAGAGGGCGAAGGGGTCGTAGAAGAAGGTGATGTGGGAGTTGGGGTTCTTGGAGGAAAGCGTGAGGTTGAGGAGGGATGTGAGGTGGGAGGAGGAGGAGTCGGCGGCGGTGGTCAGGTTTAGCTTCGCAATGCGGAGGGATGACACCCAGAACTGAGGCCGCTGCGGCCGGTACAGCACGTAGAGCGCCGCGCCGGCGATTGATGCCAGGAGTCCCAGCGCCAGCAGCAAAAGCAGCGACcagaagcagcagcagcagcagaggTTTCGGCGGCTGCGTCGGCGTCGGTGGCTATGGTACTGCGGCTGCGGGCGGTACGGGTGGCGCAGTTGGGGCTTGACTGCCGAGGCCGGAGCTGCGGCGTTGTTGCCCGCAACGACACCAGGAGCGGTGCTGCCGTTGGTTGTTGGCTTCGTCGAAGGGTAGACTCTGTCCGTCATTTTCGGGATTCTGGAAGAAGAGAGAGTCTGCTGCGAATTGTGTGTCAAAactaaagagagaagaaaatgagaaagacaGGAGATTGGCGAAGTGGGGGAATCAAATCTCTTCTTCACtggttctatttttttattggtagaATGACTGAATGAGAGTGAGTTTGTTTGTTTAGTGTGTGACTTGAAAGGCAAGATTGATAGCTTTTGTGATCTGAAATCCACATCTCTCACACGTAGTTTTAGCTTTTGTCCGGGTGCTTGACATGTGATTGAGTGTATTGTCAGAAATGTGGGGTCCTGTCTTTTTTGTCGTCTCGCTCATCCGACGGCTCAGACCCTCACACCGACTTTGCGAATGAACGAGTGGCGTGAGGCTTTGGTTCGCCTCCCCATCTTttccttccttcctttttcttaattaatatattgcatttatgtaataaaatttctaatttatctcaaaatttaaaaaaaaataataataataaacaactcaaatacaaaatattcttaaaaatataataataactttAATCATATCGTAGTGTAAAATTGTAACGTTTTGCACCCTTCAATAGGATGCAGACATTTCaacttgaaacacaaaaaaataatataatctttCAACAAAATATCCCAAGACTGATTTTAGGGACTCTGGTATTAAGGACTCGAATGTTGATAGAAGGTTCGATGGTGGGTAGTTAGAAAGGATTAGACCGAATGAAAAAGTTTATGGAATTGATTTAGAaattcaaattaacaaaaacTATCCAAAAacacattataaaaaaaaaagaaaaaaaaagaaaaaaaaaagtgattgaaAATGAGGACATGATTTGACAGCATAAAGGAAATAAAAGGCATGAAGCAAACAACAGAGAGATCTTGTTGGCATGGTAGCTCTCAAGCCACCAAAGAAACAACTCCCTTCCCACCGACGACCCTTGCTAATTAATTAGGATTAGCAAATGCTTATCACTAATTGCATTTAATTCACTCCAAACTCAAATAAGGAGCCCATTAATAATATATGATGCTTTCGAGGTTTAAAACTCACCTTTCAAAGCACATTGTAATCACAAAATTCTTATGATATTGAACTTAAAAAGCTATCGGAATAATTAATTTCCTACTTGAGCTCTTGAACAAGTAATTCTAGAAAGAggaatatagtttttttttttttttaacttttaaaattgtcattaaatttaaaatgattattattcaaattttaatttattggtgattttaaaagtcaccatATTTAGGCAATACGGATCCCCtacaatttataagaaattgtaTATTCTCAAATTACAGAATTTATGCcgtttttaaacattaaaaaaaaaaaaaggcgcgCTTAGAAAatgtcacatattaaaaatgcgacatgttacaattaaaaattgagtttgttTTCCTAGttatttatgttgtaaaaaagctttgagCCAAAcgttatctatttttttttttttttttaaagaagcgTCTCTGTAAAAGTGAATAATAAGTCATTTGAGGTGAAAATTCTTTGTAACTGCCTCAATAACATGTcgtttttttaatagataacatttttttcaagcgttttaatacataaaaacgGCCTTAATTCTGTAAAAACGGGGGCAAAAAACAGTAGGATTGATATTGGGGACAAGTGTAATTATCCAATAAGTGTTGAGATAAATTATTGGACAATAAGAGATGAGGCAGAAGCCTCAATAATGCAGAAGACTTTTGATATTGAAGTACATGCTAGTATTATGCTGTAACCTCACTTTCTCACCATGCATGATTGCTGTGAAATCGCCTAGAAATTTCCTTCTTTGGGCTGCTTCACCAAAATAGAAAGAACACGAGGATAATGCTTTACATGCatgtcatgttatt from Corylus avellana chromosome ca6, CavTom2PMs-1.0 includes the following:
- the LOC132184650 gene encoding NDR1/HIN1-like protein 13, whose protein sequence is MTDRVYPSTKPTTNGSTAPGVVAGNNAAAPASAVKPQLRHPYRPQPQYHSHRRRRSRRNLCCCCCFWSLLLLLALGLLASIAGAALYVLYRPQRPQFWVSSLRIAKLNLTTAADSSSSHLTSLLNLTLSSKNPNSHITFFYDPFALSCLTTPGSVQLANGSIPAFTSDKKNETSFRAIILTTSADLDTESVTSLRSDLKRKSGVPMKIQMDTKVKVKLGGLRSKKVGIRVSCPGITGVAPKSKSPSVASVSGSKCKVDLRIKIWKFTF